The following are encoded together in the Malaya genurostris strain Urasoe2022 chromosome 3, Malgen_1.1, whole genome shotgun sequence genome:
- the LOC131439093 gene encoding uncharacterized protein LOC131439093 translates to MPRPDAICVSNLRSASRADKAVLTERPDVKIFLPFRFYFYRVEELFAPNTYNKFLVAPGGDHLISLIDEISYVSPPSPMLSQIEDIPPEQFCNGDNRPPDCGPNCMCTHTIDIPLNAIVEVVLVDEVQQDNLSHPFHLHGHYFSVIGMGRSPDTTVKKINLRHALDLDRRGLLNRQFNLPPLKDTIAVPNNGYVVLRFRANNPGYWLFHCHFQFHIVIGMNLVIHIGTQADLPPVPPNFPRCGNHIPPIRLN, encoded by the exons ATGCCCCGACCGGATGCGATTTGTGTGAGCAATCTACGAAGTGCAAGCCGAGCGGACAAAGCCGTCCTCACCGAGCGGCCAGATGTGAAAATTTTCCTACCGTTCCGATTCTACTTCTACCGGGTGGAAGAGCTGTTCGCTCCCAACACGTACAACAAATTTTTAG TTGCTCCGGGTGGTGACCATTTAATTTCTCTGATTGATGAGATTTCCTACGTGTCACCGCCATCTCCGATGCTTTCCCAGATCGAAGACATCCCACCAGAACAGTTCTGCAACGGTGATAATCGGCCACCAGATTGCGGTCCAAACTGCATGTGCACCCACACAATCGATATCCCACTGAACGCGATCGTCGAAGTTGTGCTTGTAGATGAAG TCCAACAAGACAACCTGAGCCATCCGTTCCATCTGCACGGTCACTACTTCAGCGTCATCGGAATGGGACGTTCGCCCGATACCACCGTGAAAAAGATCAATCTACGCCACGCCCTAGATCTCGATCGACGCGGTCTACTGAATCGACAGTTCAATCTGCCCCCACTCAAGGATACCATTGCTGTCCCGAACAATGGATACGTCGTTTTGCGGTTTAGAGCCAACAATCCCG GCTATTGGTTGTTCCATTGTCACTTCCAGTTCCACATAGTGATCGGCATGAATCTGGTCATACACATAGGCACGCAGGCCGATTTACCTCCGGTGCCACCAAACTTCCCCCGGTGCGGAAACCACATACCACCGATTCGGCTCAACTGA